The Streptomyces sp. NBC_01197 genome window below encodes:
- a CDS encoding C40 family peptidase — MAAHRKPRQRPLTGPAARTAATLTLAGAASATAFQGVGHAAPRLTPAQVKAQVDELYQEAETATEKYDGAKEKTAASEKSLRSLRDQAARRTEQLNTARSALASTASAQYRNGAIDPSLQVFLSSGPAQYLDRAAYVERVGDQQAAEVTGVRRQIGQLAQLRSEAASALSGLRTQQADLKKQKTTVRSKIHAAEALLSRLSAPERSQYESQHQTQHESNGANRSAAPQAADRSAVRGPVATPGSRAARAVAFAYSALGKPYVWGATGPSSFDCSGLAQAAYRSAGVSLPRTTYTQINSGQRVKRSELAPGDLVFFFSGISHVGIYVGDGRMIHAPHPGAPVRLAPIDQMPFAGATRPVAGT, encoded by the coding sequence GTGGCCGCTCACCGAAAACCCAGGCAGCGCCCGCTCACCGGCCCCGCGGCCCGGACCGCCGCAACCCTCACCCTCGCGGGAGCCGCGTCCGCCACCGCCTTCCAGGGCGTCGGCCACGCGGCGCCGCGCCTCACACCCGCGCAGGTCAAGGCCCAGGTCGACGAGCTGTACCAGGAGGCGGAGACCGCTACCGAGAAGTACGACGGGGCCAAGGAGAAGACCGCGGCGTCGGAGAAGTCGCTGCGCTCCCTGCGCGACCAGGCCGCCCGCCGGACGGAGCAGCTCAACACGGCGCGTTCCGCGCTCGCTTCGACGGCGTCGGCCCAGTACCGCAACGGCGCCATCGACCCGTCGCTGCAGGTGTTCCTCTCGTCCGGCCCGGCGCAGTACCTGGACCGGGCCGCCTATGTGGAGCGCGTCGGTGATCAGCAGGCCGCCGAGGTCACCGGGGTGCGCCGGCAGATCGGACAACTCGCCCAGCTGCGCTCCGAGGCGGCCTCCGCCCTCAGTGGGCTGCGGACCCAGCAGGCGGACCTGAAGAAGCAGAAGACCACCGTGCGGAGCAAGATCCACGCGGCCGAGGCACTGCTCTCCCGGCTGTCGGCACCCGAGCGCTCGCAGTACGAGTCCCAGCACCAGACCCAGCACGAGTCCAATGGCGCCAACAGGTCCGCCGCCCCGCAGGCCGCCGACCGGTCGGCCGTGCGCGGCCCGGTCGCCACCCCCGGTTCCCGGGCGGCGCGGGCGGTCGCCTTCGCCTACAGCGCGCTCGGCAAGCCCTACGTCTGGGGGGCCACGGGACCCTCGTCCTTCGACTGCTCGGGCCTGGCCCAGGCCGCGTACCGCTCGGCGGGGGTTTCACTCCCGCGCACCACGTACACCCAGATCAACTCCGGACAGCGGGTGAAACGCTCCGAACTGGCCCCAGGCGACCTGGTGTTCTTCTTCTCCGGGATCAGCCATGTCGGCATCTACGTGGGCGATGGCCGGATGATCCACGCCCCGCACCCCGGCGCCCCGGTCAGGCTCGCGCCGATCGATCAGATGCCTTTCGCCGGTGCGACGCGGCCGGTCGCGGGCACGTGA
- a CDS encoding alpha/beta hydrolase → MSLTGTPFFLAAIAMMGVAVLLPLLLWGRVTGPAAVRGAARLVMVLFAQATAVLVVFVAVNNSNGLYDNWADLLGTGNHVVAAPDLGTDGLGGRQLASEPHQRAVFKPVTDPRMGHGVRSTVLTGQVSGVRGEVYVWLPPEYHEPAYRHHSFPVVELLSGFPGTAKAWFSSLGAEKQLAPMMQRGEVAPFILVSPRTSLLGSQDTGCANVTGVINADTWLSVDVPRMVTDTFRAKHGAAGWAVAGYSAGAHCAVKLALAHPDRYHAAAGLSGYNDPAAERASITARDPGLRRTNNPLWILRHAKTPPRVSLFISGAPRDGYRDGLALRAAAKPPTSVQVIPVTGGHSLAVWRKQVPDVFTWLSAQFRPGARSGASIGHVPATGRVAPAKGI, encoded by the coding sequence ATGAGCCTGACGGGAACCCCGTTCTTCCTCGCCGCGATCGCCATGATGGGCGTCGCGGTGCTGCTGCCCCTGCTGCTGTGGGGGCGCGTGACCGGCCCCGCGGCCGTACGCGGTGCGGCCCGGCTGGTGATGGTGCTGTTCGCGCAGGCGACCGCGGTGCTGGTCGTCTTCGTGGCGGTGAACAACAGCAACGGCCTGTACGACAACTGGGCCGATCTGCTCGGCACCGGCAATCATGTGGTCGCCGCACCCGACCTCGGCACCGACGGCCTCGGCGGGCGGCAGCTGGCCTCCGAACCTCACCAGCGGGCCGTGTTCAAGCCGGTGACCGACCCGCGCATGGGCCACGGCGTGCGCAGCACGGTGCTCACCGGGCAGGTGTCGGGGGTGCGCGGTGAGGTGTACGTCTGGCTGCCGCCCGAGTACCACGAACCCGCCTACCGTCACCACTCCTTCCCGGTGGTCGAACTGCTCTCCGGGTTCCCCGGCACGGCGAAGGCCTGGTTCTCCAGTCTCGGAGCGGAGAAGCAGCTGGCGCCGATGATGCAGCGGGGCGAAGTCGCGCCGTTCATCCTGGTGTCGCCGCGCACCTCACTCCTGGGCAGCCAGGACACCGGCTGTGCCAACGTGACCGGGGTGATCAACGCGGACACCTGGCTGAGCGTCGACGTGCCGCGGATGGTGACCGACACTTTCCGGGCGAAGCACGGAGCGGCCGGGTGGGCGGTCGCCGGGTACTCGGCGGGGGCGCACTGTGCGGTGAAGCTCGCGCTGGCGCACCCCGACCGGTACCACGCGGCGGCCGGGCTCTCCGGGTACAACGATCCGGCGGCCGAGCGCGCCTCCATCACCGCCAGGGATCCCGGGCTGCGGCGTACGAACAATCCGCTGTGGATCCTGCGCCATGCCAAGACCCCGCCGCGCGTCTCCCTCTTCATCTCCGGTGCGCCGCGCGACGGTTACCGGGACGGTCTGGCGCTGCGCGCCGCCGCCAAGCCGCCGACGTCGGTGCAGGTCATCCCGGTGACGGGCGGACACAGTCTGGCGGTGTGGCGCAAGCAGGTGCCTGATGTCTTCACCTGGCTGAGCGCTCAGTTCAGACCGGGGGCCCGCTCAGGCGCATCGATCGGTCACGTGCCCGCGACCGGCCGCGTCGCACCGGCGAAAGGCATCTGA
- a CDS encoding SPFH domain-containing protein: MTTAAGLEADTPDMPAPHVHETPAHGIAGGAALLLTLLGAVVGIGLLVGGGVAADGLGVTLVVVGIVVLLGSLFCMTGVKMVAPGEARVIQLFGRYVGTIRQDGLRWVNPLTSSRKISTRVRNNETPVMKVNDAYGNPIELAAVVVWKVEDTAQALFEVDDYRKFVATQTESAVRHIAIEYPYDAHDDDALSLRGNADEITEKLSLELTARVRAAGVRIVESRFSHLAYAPEIASAMLQRQQAGAVVAARQQIVEGAVGMVEQALVRISEQGIVELDEERKATMVSNLMVVLCGDRAVQPVLNTGSLYQ, encoded by the coding sequence ATGACCACCGCGGCCGGGCTGGAGGCGGACACCCCGGACATGCCGGCCCCGCATGTGCACGAGACCCCGGCGCACGGCATCGCGGGCGGCGCCGCACTGCTGCTGACCCTGCTCGGCGCGGTGGTGGGGATCGGGCTGCTCGTGGGTGGCGGTGTGGCCGCCGACGGTCTGGGCGTCACCCTGGTCGTGGTGGGCATCGTCGTACTGCTCGGCTCCCTGTTCTGCATGACCGGCGTGAAGATGGTGGCACCGGGCGAGGCCCGCGTCATCCAGCTGTTCGGGCGGTACGTGGGCACGATCCGCCAGGACGGACTGCGCTGGGTGAATCCGCTGACCAGTTCACGGAAGATCTCCACCCGGGTGCGGAACAACGAGACACCGGTGATGAAGGTCAACGACGCCTACGGCAACCCGATCGAACTCGCGGCGGTCGTGGTGTGGAAGGTCGAGGACACCGCGCAGGCGCTGTTCGAGGTGGACGACTACCGCAAGTTCGTCGCGACCCAGACCGAGTCGGCGGTCCGGCACATCGCCATCGAGTACCCGTACGACGCGCACGACGATGACGCGCTGTCCCTGCGCGGCAACGCGGACGAGATCACCGAGAAGCTCTCGCTGGAGCTGACGGCGCGGGTCCGGGCCGCGGGGGTCCGGATCGTCGAGTCCCGGTTCAGCCACCTCGCGTACGCACCGGAGATCGCCTCCGCGATGCTCCAGCGCCAGCAGGCCGGGGCGGTTGTCGCAGCCCGCCAGCAGATCGTCGAGGGCGCGGTCGGCATGGTCGAGCAGGCCCTGGTCCGGATCAGCGAACAGGGCATCGTGGAACTGGATGAGGAGCGCAAGGCCACCATGGTCAGCAACTTGATGGTGGTGCTGTGCGGTGACCGCGCCGTCCAGCCGGTCCTGAACACCGGTTCCCTCTACCAGTGA
- a CDS encoding response regulator transcription factor — translation MTEPTDRTEPTGRTGCTEPTDRTGRRARVVLVDDHRMFRTGVQAEIGRTESTGVEVVGEAADVDQAVTVIKATRPEVVLLDVHLPGGGGVEVLRRSAALMSDAENPVRFLALSVSDAAEDVIGVIRGGARGYVTKTITGTDLVDSIFRVQDGDAVFSPRLAGFVLDAFASTDAPPVDEDMDRLTQREREVLRLIARGYAYKEIAKQLFISVKTVESHVSAVLRKLQLSNRHELTRWATARRLV, via the coding sequence ATGACCGAGCCCACCGACCGAACCGAGCCCACCGGCCGAACCGGCTGCACCGAGCCCACCGACCGAACCGGCCGCAGGGCCAGGGTCGTTCTCGTGGACGACCACCGGATGTTCCGCACGGGGGTGCAGGCGGAGATCGGCCGCACCGAGTCGACGGGCGTCGAGGTCGTCGGCGAAGCGGCCGACGTCGACCAGGCGGTCACCGTCATCAAGGCCACCCGCCCCGAGGTCGTCCTCCTCGACGTCCACCTCCCGGGCGGCGGCGGCGTCGAAGTGCTGCGCCGCTCGGCCGCGCTGATGTCCGACGCGGAGAACCCGGTCCGCTTCCTCGCCCTGTCCGTGTCGGACGCGGCGGAGGACGTGATCGGTGTCATCAGGGGCGGCGCCCGCGGTTACGTCACCAAGACGATCACCGGCACCGACCTGGTCGACTCGATCTTCCGGGTGCAGGACGGCGACGCGGTCTTCTCGCCCCGTCTCGCGGGGTTCGTCCTCGACGCCTTCGCCTCCACGGACGCACCGCCGGTCGACGAGGACATGGACCGGCTGACGCAGCGCGAGCGGGAGGTTCTGCGCCTCATCGCGCGCGGATACGCGTACAAGGAGATCGCCAAACAGCTCTTCATCTCGGTGAAGACGGTCGAGTCGCACGTCTCGGCGGTGCTGCGCAAGCTCCAGCTGTCGAACCGCCATGAACTGACCCGGTGGGCGACGGCGCGCCGGCTGGTCTGA
- a CDS encoding PspC domain-containing protein codes for MPVAPPRAAGAASETPDEPAPRKLYRSAEGRMLGGVARGLAGHLGVPVSWVRAAFIVLFALEGLGALLYAAFWFVVPLGAGGVEQPGVSSPFEESPDGRRRLRKPDRGQIVALIALIIGVAAFIGNVDIGGDASPYIWPVLLIGAGVVLVWRQADNTRRAHWAEVGRSSRLLPLGRALAGVVLVGAGLAAFIVIRGSSAQLGNVLTAALAVVAGIALLVGPWLIRMTQDLSQERLMRIRAQERAEVAAHVHDSVLHTLTLIQRNAEEPGEVRRLARAQERELRAWLYRPEGTGKDKDDEPETLADAVRQSAAEVEDKHGVPLEVVVVGDCPLDEKLSAQMQAAREAMVNAAKYGGEGGAVQVYAEVEGRTVFVSVRDRGPGFDLEAVPGDRMGVRESIIGRMQRNGGTASLRSAPDGGTVVELEMERA; via the coding sequence ATGCCAGTCGCCCCGCCCCGCGCCGCCGGTGCCGCATCCGAAACCCCGGACGAGCCCGCGCCGCGCAAGCTGTACCGCAGCGCCGAAGGGCGGATGCTGGGCGGCGTCGCGCGCGGCCTCGCCGGACACCTCGGGGTGCCCGTCTCCTGGGTGCGGGCCGCGTTCATCGTGCTCTTCGCCCTGGAGGGGCTGGGCGCGCTGCTGTATGCCGCGTTCTGGTTCGTCGTGCCGCTCGGCGCGGGCGGGGTCGAGCAGCCTGGCGTGTCATCGCCGTTCGAGGAGTCCCCGGACGGCCGCCGCAGACTGCGCAAGCCCGACCGTGGCCAGATCGTCGCCCTCATCGCGCTGATCATCGGCGTGGCGGCCTTCATCGGGAACGTGGACATCGGCGGCGACGCCAGTCCGTACATCTGGCCCGTCCTGCTCATCGGCGCCGGTGTCGTCCTCGTCTGGCGCCAGGCGGACAACACGCGGCGCGCGCACTGGGCGGAGGTCGGCCGCAGCAGCAGGCTTCTCCCGCTGGGCCGCGCGCTGGCGGGTGTCGTGCTGGTCGGCGCGGGGCTCGCCGCGTTCATCGTGATCCGCGGCTCGTCGGCGCAGCTCGGCAATGTCCTGACCGCCGCACTCGCCGTGGTCGCCGGGATCGCCCTGCTGGTCGGCCCCTGGCTCATCCGGATGACCCAGGACCTCTCCCAGGAGCGCCTGATGCGCATCCGCGCCCAGGAACGCGCGGAGGTCGCGGCGCATGTCCACGACTCGGTGCTGCACACGCTCACCCTGATCCAGCGCAACGCCGAGGAACCGGGCGAGGTCCGCAGGCTGGCCCGCGCCCAGGAGCGCGAACTGCGCGCCTGGCTCTACCGGCCCGAGGGCACCGGCAAGGACAAGGACGACGAACCCGAGACCCTCGCCGACGCCGTCAGACAGTCCGCCGCCGAGGTCGAGGACAAGCACGGGGTACCGCTCGAAGTGGTGGTCGTGGGGGACTGCCCGCTGGACGAGAAGCTGTCGGCCCAGATGCAGGCCGCACGCGAGGCCATGGTCAACGCGGCCAAGTACGGTGGCGAGGGCGGGGCCGTACAGGTGTACGCGGAAGTCGAAGGCCGTACGGTCTTCGTGTCGGTACGGGACCGGGGGCCCGGGTTCGATCTGGAAGCGGTGCCCGGGGACCGGATGGGCGTAAGAGAATCGATCATCGGCCGTATGCAGCGCAACGGCGGTACGGCAAGCCTGCGTTCCGCTCCCGACGGCGGCACCGTAGTGGAACTGGAGATGGAGCGAGCATGA
- a CDS encoding PspC domain-containing protein, which produces MTTPPLNEPRPPLRRHRNNKVVAGVCGGLGRHFDLDPVIFRVVLGVLAVTGGIGLIFYGFAWLVIQLEGEEENEARRLLTGRVEGASMAAVLFALGGCGLFLSMLHYVSVLVFAALLSLATAGSAVWSERRRLAAPEPPEPAAGQRAATQKPAGQKVADAPPETKAPPTPGGPSWWRDPIIKDGTTGPVGSGYLWGPSDTTPDPPPSRRPARSAPAASRGPRGIGGRLFLLALIAACLGTGLSRHSQPFATSLQIGLACALAVFGLGMLLSSFVGRTGSGTIFLVVVTTALLAGASALPKTVTTHWMRTEWRPASVSAVHPRYEVGTGVGTLNLRQLRVPPGTSVRTHVEVGAGRVSVVVPKNVTVRLHAEVGLGDIQLPGENQKATNNDISPARERTVTLAPQGGGKAGGTVDLRLEVGLGQAEVTRAR; this is translated from the coding sequence ATGACAACCCCGCCGCTGAACGAGCCGCGACCACCCCTGCGGCGCCACCGGAACAACAAGGTGGTCGCCGGGGTCTGCGGAGGGCTCGGCAGACACTTCGACCTGGATCCGGTGATCTTCCGCGTCGTACTCGGTGTCCTCGCGGTGACCGGCGGTATCGGGCTGATCTTCTACGGTTTCGCCTGGCTGGTGATCCAGCTGGAGGGCGAGGAGGAGAACGAGGCGCGCAGGCTGCTGACCGGCCGGGTCGAGGGCGCGTCCATGGCCGCGGTGCTCTTCGCGCTGGGCGGCTGCGGGCTGTTCCTGTCGATGCTGCACTACGTGTCGGTGCTGGTCTTCGCCGCCCTGCTGTCGCTGGCCACCGCGGGCTCCGCGGTCTGGTCGGAACGGCGCCGGCTCGCCGCCCCCGAACCGCCGGAGCCCGCCGCCGGGCAGCGGGCGGCCACGCAGAAGCCCGCCGGGCAGAAAGTGGCGGACGCGCCGCCGGAGACGAAGGCCCCGCCGACGCCGGGCGGCCCGTCCTGGTGGCGGGACCCGATCATCAAGGACGGCACCACCGGACCGGTCGGTTCCGGCTATCTCTGGGGCCCTTCGGACACCACACCTGATCCGCCGCCGTCCCGCAGACCGGCCCGGTCCGCCCCGGCGGCCAGCCGGGGGCCGCGCGGTATCGGCGGCCGGCTGTTCCTGCTCGCCCTGATCGCCGCCTGTCTCGGCACGGGCCTCTCCAGGCACAGCCAGCCGTTCGCCACGAGTCTGCAGATCGGGCTGGCCTGCGCACTCGCCGTCTTCGGGCTCGGCATGCTGCTCAGCTCGTTCGTCGGGCGTACCGGGTCCGGCACGATCTTCCTGGTGGTGGTCACGACGGCGCTGCTGGCGGGCGCGAGCGCCCTGCCGAAAACCGTCACCACGCACTGGATGCGGACGGAGTGGCGGCCCGCGTCGGTGTCGGCGGTGCACCCGCGGTACGAGGTGGGAACGGGGGTCGGCACGCTGAACCTCCGGCAACTGAGGGTTCCGCCGGGTACGTCCGTCCGTACCCATGTGGAGGTCGGCGCGGGCCGGGTGTCGGTCGTCGTACCGAAGAACGTAACGGTGCGGCTCCATGCCGAGGTGGGTCTCGGCGACATCCAGCTGCCCGGTGAGAACCAGAAGGCCACCAACAACGACATCTCCCCCGCCCGGGAGAGAACGGTGACGCTCGCCCCGCAGGGGGGCGGCAAGGCCGGAGGCACGGTCGACCTCCGCCTGGAGGTCGGCCTGGGACAGGCGGAGGTGACCCGTGCACGGTGA
- a CDS encoding DoxX family protein has product MVQGYRTGTPIGLGGSVRSRNGGWKDTARRYSLLPLRIFLGVTFLYAGTDKLTGSGFLHTTGPGSIGELMHSVRGSAAFPALVDLALKSPAGFGYAIAIGELAVGIGTLLGLYGRVAALGGALISLSLWLTVSWQSTPYYYGNDLAYLMAWLPLVLAGSPLLSLDALRADRRRML; this is encoded by the coding sequence ATGGTTCAGGGATACCGGACGGGCACACCCATCGGGCTCGGCGGCAGTGTGCGCAGCCGTAACGGTGGCTGGAAGGACACTGCCCGGCGGTACTCGCTGCTCCCGCTGCGGATCTTCCTCGGCGTCACCTTTCTGTACGCCGGTACCGACAAGCTCACCGGCTCCGGCTTCCTGCACACGACAGGCCCCGGTTCCATCGGCGAGCTCATGCACTCCGTACGCGGCTCCGCTGCTTTCCCGGCGCTCGTGGACCTGGCCCTGAAGAGCCCGGCCGGCTTCGGCTACGCGATCGCCATCGGTGAACTCGCCGTCGGCATCGGCACCCTGCTGGGGCTGTACGGGCGGGTCGCGGCGCTCGGCGGCGCCCTGATCTCGCTGAGCCTCTGGCTGACCGTGAGCTGGCAGTCCACCCCGTACTACTACGGCAACGACCTGGCCTACCTCATGGCCTGGCTTCCGCTCGTGCTCGCCGGGTCGCCGCTGCTCTCACTGGACGCCCTCCGGGCCGACCGCCGCCGGATGCTGTAA
- a CDS encoding helix-turn-helix transcriptional regulator, which yields MSRPTARVLTLLELLQSGGLRTVAELADRLGVDGRTVRRYVDQLVDLDLPVEAVRGRYGGYRLASGYRLPPLMLSDDEALAVLLGLVAGRRAGLMTTADTASETAAAKIRRVLPAPLARRLDTVLESLAFTAPPGESATPDADVLLTVADAVRHRRPVSIRYTDREGRRSERPLHPYGIVAHSGRWYVTGTDPGIGEDRTFRLDRIADARTLPGSFDEPAGPDPAQRVLSGFATAEYRYEVVLRIHGTVDQIRARLPATVASVTEIEPVPVPGADAEAEPDAEAEPGADAEPGAGADQAAGGWLRVELRAERLDWLPPVLASLDRPFTIERPDELRDLVTALADRLASCARRT from the coding sequence ATGTCTCGACCTACCGCGCGGGTGCTGACGCTCCTGGAACTGCTGCAGTCGGGCGGCCTCCGGACCGTGGCCGAGCTCGCCGACCGGCTCGGCGTCGACGGACGGACCGTACGGCGGTATGTGGACCAGCTGGTCGACCTGGACCTGCCCGTGGAGGCGGTGCGAGGCCGGTACGGCGGGTACCGGCTCGCCTCCGGGTACCGCCTGCCTCCCCTCATGCTCAGCGACGACGAGGCGCTCGCTGTGCTGCTCGGTCTGGTCGCCGGCCGCCGGGCGGGGCTGATGACGACGGCGGACACGGCGAGCGAGACGGCAGCGGCCAAGATCCGCAGGGTGCTCCCCGCGCCGCTGGCCCGCAGGCTCGACACGGTCCTGGAATCCCTCGCGTTCACGGCGCCGCCCGGCGAGTCCGCCACCCCGGACGCCGATGTCCTGCTCACCGTCGCCGATGCGGTGCGCCACCGGCGGCCGGTCTCGATCAGGTACACCGACCGCGAAGGCCGACGCAGTGAACGCCCGCTGCACCCGTACGGGATCGTCGCGCACTCGGGCCGGTGGTACGTCACGGGCACGGACCCCGGGATCGGCGAGGACCGGACCTTCCGGCTCGACCGCATCGCTGACGCGAGGACTCTGCCCGGCTCCTTCGACGAGCCCGCCGGACCCGATCCGGCGCAGCGCGTGCTGTCGGGGTTCGCCACGGCCGAGTACCGGTACGAGGTGGTCCTGCGGATCCACGGGACCGTCGACCAGATCCGCGCCCGCCTTCCGGCCACCGTCGCGAGCGTCACGGAGATCGAGCCTGTGCCTGTGCCCGGGGCCGACGCGGAAGCGGAGCCCGACGCGGAAGCGGAGCCCGGGGCGGATGCGGAGCCCGGGGCAGGCGCGGATCAGGCGGCCGGGGGCTGGCTGCGGGTCGAACTGCGGGCGGAGCGGCTCGACTGGTTGCCACCGGTACTCGCCTCACTCGACCGGCCGTTCACCATCGAGCGCCCCGACGAACTGCGCGACCTCGTCACCGCGCTCGCCGACCGTCTCGCGTCCTGCGCCCGGCGGACCTGA
- a CDS encoding VOC family protein, producing MDFVSIRIITSDVARLVEFYEKATGVQAAWATEEFAELRTPHATLAIAGTSTVPLFAPGSARPADNHSVIIEFLVDDVDSVHRNLGGVVTDFVNEPTTMPWGNRALLFRDPDGNLVNFFTPVTPAAIEKFTR from the coding sequence ATGGACTTCGTCTCGATCCGCATCATCACCAGCGACGTGGCGCGCCTTGTCGAGTTCTACGAGAAGGCCACCGGGGTGCAGGCTGCCTGGGCCACCGAGGAGTTCGCCGAGCTCCGTACGCCCCACGCCACCCTTGCGATCGCGGGTACCAGTACCGTCCCGCTGTTCGCTCCGGGTTCGGCCCGCCCGGCGGACAATCACAGCGTGATCATCGAGTTCCTCGTCGACGACGTGGACAGCGTGCACCGGAACCTCGGCGGCGTGGTGACCGATTTCGTCAACGAGCCCACCACCATGCCCTGGGGCAACCGGGCGCTGCTCTTCCGCGACCCCGACGGCAACCTGGTCAACTTCTTCACCCCCGTCACCCCGGCCGCCATCGAGAAGTTCACCCGCTGA
- a CDS encoding class II aldolase/adducin family protein — protein MTEMPAPISASAPGSAPGSVPTPGAAPLSTPAPTAAHAAGPSAAPEPVPVDQLRFAMPPVHETLSEERQYRKTRLAGALRLFARYGYEDGVSGHITARDPGYPDCFWVNPFGAPLAELGAGDLILVNGDGQVVEGSHHVNQAAFAVHAQVHRARPAVVAVAHSHSLHGRALSTLGELLDPITQEACAFYEDLALYDSYTGVVVDEEEGRSIAAALGERKAVILRNHGLLTVGDSVDAAAWWFITLERSCQVQLAARAAGKPVLIDHRNAVATREQLGSDLVAWINYQPLWRQISATGPDAGA, from the coding sequence ATGACTGAGATGCCAGCCCCGATATCGGCCTCTGCCCCCGGTTCTGCCCCCGGCTCTGTTCCCACCCCCGGTGCCGCCCCCCTTTCCACCCCCGCCCCCACCGCTGCTCACGCCGCCGGGCCGTCCGCCGCGCCCGAGCCCGTACCGGTCGATCAGCTCCGGTTCGCGATGCCGCCGGTCCACGAGACCCTGTCGGAGGAGCGGCAGTACCGGAAGACGAGGCTCGCGGGGGCGCTGCGGCTCTTCGCGCGGTACGGGTACGAGGACGGCGTCTCGGGCCACATCACCGCCCGCGACCCGGGGTACCCCGACTGCTTCTGGGTGAATCCTTTCGGGGCGCCGCTGGCGGAGCTGGGGGCGGGCGATCTGATCCTGGTCAACGGCGACGGGCAGGTAGTGGAGGGCAGCCACCACGTCAACCAGGCCGCCTTCGCCGTGCACGCCCAGGTGCACCGGGCCAGGCCCGCCGTCGTCGCGGTCGCGCACAGCCACTCGCTGCACGGGCGGGCGCTGTCCACGCTGGGCGAGCTCCTGGATCCCATCACGCAGGAGGCCTGCGCCTTCTACGAGGACCTCGCGCTCTACGACTCCTACACCGGTGTCGTCGTGGACGAGGAGGAGGGCCGCAGCATCGCCGCCGCGCTCGGCGAGCGCAAGGCGGTCATCCTCCGTAACCACGGGCTGCTGACCGTGGGCGACTCGGTCGACGCGGCGGCCTGGTGGTTCATCACCCTGGAGCGCTCCTGTCAGGTCCAGCTCGCCGCGCGGGCCGCCGGGAAGCCCGTACTCATCGACCACAGGAACGCGGTCGCCACCCGGGAGCAGCTGGGCAGCGACCTGGTGGCCTGGATCAACTACCAGCCGCTGTGGCGGCAGATCAGCGCAACCGGACCCGACGCGGGCGCGTGA